In Anaerolineales bacterium, one DNA window encodes the following:
- a CDS encoding adenylate/guanylate cyclase domain-containing protein translates to MTSDHTRPTTVHDQLLALSDRAGRIRTELEASKLKLPKNIADDLRGLQTTLGQIGEKIEAFQKEHSNMLALADVGRVINSSLELDEVLRIVMDNIVRLTKAERGFLMLRDENGEMTIRMGRNWEMASIESTEKNVSRTVVQRVIETGEAIVTTNAQEDQRFVGQESIVAFNLRSILCVPLKVKNEIIGVIYADNRIRTGLFAESERDLLAAFANQAAVAIENARLFSSLKHTLEEVTALKNLMGNVFASIASGVITADVQNQVTLANRAAENILGAASEDIIGHHLNEALASVSSELEPHLMEIRKTDKPIVDLEISHNLPKRGWVNWRLNLAPLKDAGQKTQGVAIVLDDLTERKKLEAQRRLFERMVSPAVIEQLDPNSLQLGGKRVDITVLFADIRGFTTYSESLPPEKLVSILNRYLAAMAEAVLAQEGTIDKFMGDAIMAWFNAPVLQNDHTLRAVKTALAIRESVEGLYRELPENAHLAFGAGIHYGDAVLGLIGTEKRLEYTAISDSVNIAKRIQENSLKNQILISREAYDRVKKQVEAKLHANMTLKGKTQPIEVFEVLGLK, encoded by the coding sequence ATGACTTCCGACCACACCCGCCCCACAACCGTGCATGACCAACTCCTTGCCCTCAGTGACCGGGCAGGCCGCATCCGCACCGAATTGGAAGCCAGCAAGCTAAAACTCCCAAAGAATATTGCTGACGACCTGCGCGGTTTGCAGACCACCCTGGGACAAATCGGCGAAAAGATCGAAGCCTTTCAAAAAGAGCACAGCAACATGCTCGCCCTTGCAGATGTGGGGCGGGTGATCAATTCATCACTAGAACTCGATGAAGTTCTGCGCATCGTGATGGACAACATTGTGCGTCTCACAAAAGCGGAGCGCGGCTTCCTCATGCTGCGCGATGAAAACGGTGAAATGACCATCCGCATGGGGCGCAACTGGGAAATGGCATCCATCGAGTCAACGGAGAAGAACGTCAGCCGCACGGTTGTGCAGCGCGTGATCGAGACAGGCGAAGCCATCGTCACCACCAACGCACAGGAGGACCAGCGTTTTGTTGGCCAGGAAAGTATCGTCGCATTTAACCTGCGCTCCATTTTATGCGTGCCGCTCAAAGTAAAAAATGAAATCATCGGCGTGATCTATGCCGATAACCGCATCCGCACGGGCCTCTTCGCAGAAAGCGAAAGGGATTTGCTCGCCGCGTTCGCAAACCAGGCCGCGGTTGCCATCGAAAATGCGCGCCTGTTCTCCTCCCTGAAACACACCCTCGAAGAAGTGACCGCGCTCAAGAACCTGATGGGCAACGTCTTTGCATCCATTGCCAGCGGTGTGATTACTGCAGATGTTCAGAATCAGGTCACCCTCGCGAATCGCGCCGCGGAAAATATCCTCGGCGCCGCATCGGAGGACATTATCGGTCATCATCTTAACGAGGCGCTTGCCTCCGTTTCGAGCGAACTTGAACCGCATCTGATGGAGATCCGAAAAACCGACAAACCCATCGTTGACCTTGAAATCAGCCATAACCTGCCAAAACGCGGATGGGTGAACTGGCGTTTAAATCTCGCCCCACTCAAGGACGCCGGACAGAAAACCCAGGGTGTGGCAATTGTCCTCGACGACCTCACAGAACGAAAGAAGCTGGAGGCGCAGAGGCGTCTCTTCGAGCGCATGGTCTCCCCGGCTGTCATCGAACAACTGGACCCGAACAGTCTGCAGCTCGGCGGTAAACGTGTGGACATCACCGTGTTGTTCGCAGACATCCGCGGTTTCACCACCTACAGCGAAAGCCTGCCGCCGGAAAAATTGGTAAGCATCCTCAACCGGTACCTCGCCGCAATGGCGGAGGCGGTGCTCGCACAGGAAGGCACAATCGACAAATTCATGGGCGACGCCATCATGGCCTGGTTCAATGCGCCCGTCCTGCAAAATGACCACACCCTGCGTGCTGTGAAGACCGCGCTGGCCATCCGAGAATCAGTGGAAGGCCTGTACCGCGAACTGCCTGAAAACGCGCATCTCGCCTTCGGCGCCGGCATCCATTACGGTGACGCAGTGCTGGGGTTGATCGGCACCGAAAAACGGCTGGAATACACCGCCATCAGCGACAGCGTGAACATCGCCAAGCGCATTCAGGAAAATTCACTGAAGAACCAGATCCTGATCAGCCGCGAAGCGTACGACCGCGTGAAAAAACAAGTGGAAGCCAAACTCCATGCGAATATGACTTTAAAGGGGAAAACCCAGCCGATTGAAGTATTTGAGGTTCTGGGATTAAAGTAA
- a CDS encoding serpin family protein: MKKAYTVLSRLLLTSLVLGACGGASAQIAESNFRREIDPNIPPAEIHNLVEGNNTFALDVYQALRSENGNLILSPYSISLALAMTYAGARGETESQLAQTLHFPPQAQVHPAFNALDLELNKKPLNLDKDQEPLQLNIANAVWAEQTFAFLPEFLDTLARNYGAGVRLADFINQPNQERITINNWVSDQTEDKINDLLPEDSVGPDTRMVLVNAIYFKADWLDQFDADDTYDIPFNLLDGSQVNVPMMGQGMYIPYASGDGYQAVELPYAGSTAAMNIIVPDEGRFEEIESALTYDLLEDVFGKMNQTSVMLRFPKFKFESSFALPDALKQMGMSDAFDSGKADFSAMTGGRDLFIGNVIHKAFVAVDEEGTEAAAATAVIMEATGAPMWDITLVIDRPFIFFIRDLQSGQILFIGRMLNPH, encoded by the coding sequence ATGAAAAAAGCATATACCGTTCTCTCCCGTCTTTTACTCACGTCCTTGGTTCTTGGGGCTTGTGGAGGTGCGTCTGCGCAAATTGCCGAATCAAACTTCCGCCGCGAAATTGATCCAAACATTCCGCCGGCGGAAATCCACAATCTTGTGGAAGGGAACAATACCTTCGCTTTGGATGTGTACCAGGCGCTTCGTTCCGAAAACGGGAACCTGATCCTGTCTCCCTACAGCATTTCCCTCGCCCTGGCAATGACCTACGCCGGCGCGCGCGGCGAAACCGAATCCCAATTGGCTCAGACATTGCATTTCCCCCCGCAGGCACAGGTGCATCCAGCCTTCAATGCACTCGATCTTGAATTGAATAAGAAACCGCTCAACCTGGATAAGGACCAGGAGCCTCTGCAACTTAACATCGCCAACGCAGTCTGGGCGGAGCAGACCTTTGCATTCCTGCCAGAATTTCTGGATACGCTTGCCAGGAATTACGGCGCAGGCGTCCGCCTGGCAGATTTCATAAACCAGCCAAACCAGGAACGCATCACCATCAACAACTGGGTCAGCGACCAGACCGAAGACAAGATCAACGACCTGCTGCCCGAAGATTCCGTGGGACCCGATACGCGCATGGTACTGGTCAACGCCATCTATTTCAAAGCGGACTGGCTCGATCAGTTTGATGCGGATGACACATACGATATTCCCTTCAATTTATTGGACGGCTCACAAGTGAACGTCCCAATGATGGGACAGGGCATGTACATCCCCTATGCCAGCGGGGATGGCTATCAGGCTGTGGAACTTCCCTATGCCGGCAGCACTGCCGCAATGAACATCATCGTCCCGGATGAGGGTAGGTTCGAGGAGATCGAATCCGCTTTGACGTATGACCTGCTTGAAGATGTATTTGGGAAAATGAACCAAACGTCCGTGATGCTGAGATTCCCAAAATTCAAATTCGAGAGCTCGTTTGCCCTGCCCGATGCACTTAAACAGATGGGCATGTCCGATGCGTTTGACAGTGGCAAAGCCGATTTCTCCGCCATGACGGGCGGCAGAGATCTGTTCATCGGCAATGTCATCCACAAGGCGTTCGTGGCGGTGGACGAGGAAGGCACGGAGGCTGCCGCCGCAACCGCCGTCATCATGGAAGCGACTGGCGCGCCCATGTGGGACATCACCTTGGTGATCGACCGCCCGTTTATCTTCTTCATCCGCGACCTGCAAAGCGGACAGATCCTGTTCATTGGACGGATGTTGAATCCACATTAA
- a CDS encoding phosphatase PAP2 family protein yields MQTLIESSIAFVITLQGTGDWLIAPMRFFSQLGTEDFFFIVLPLIYWSIDAGLGVRVGMILAVGNVFNYIGKLAFAGPRPYWVSSQVRAWWPETSFGAPSGHAQHAMSVWGIMAASRREGWVRAICILLIFMIGFSRIYLGAHFPHDVVLGWLIGGLILWAFIRYWDAVAAWLAGKTFRQQVWTAFIVSMIFVAAGWAVTAPRSDFQVPELWMENARLAGTEEPAPVDLNGVFTSAGSFFGLAVGLAWIVSIGGYQATGPLWMRALRYVIGLIGVLILWMGLGEIFPRGDGLLVYSLRFIRYALVGWWVTGGAPWVFTRFKLVEGGKTGASI; encoded by the coding sequence ATGCAGACCCTGATTGAGAGCAGCATAGCCTTTGTGATCACCTTGCAGGGAACTGGCGACTGGTTGATCGCCCCGATGCGTTTTTTTAGCCAACTAGGCACCGAGGATTTCTTTTTCATCGTCCTGCCGCTCATCTACTGGAGCATCGACGCCGGGCTTGGCGTGCGGGTGGGGATGATCCTGGCGGTTGGAAATGTATTCAATTACATCGGCAAACTTGCCTTTGCCGGACCGCGCCCCTACTGGGTGAGCTCCCAAGTCCGCGCATGGTGGCCCGAAACCTCGTTCGGCGCGCCTTCTGGGCATGCCCAACACGCCATGAGCGTGTGGGGCATCATGGCCGCCTCCCGCCGCGAAGGCTGGGTGCGGGCAATCTGCATCCTGTTGATTTTTATGATCGGGTTTTCGCGCATATACCTCGGCGCGCACTTTCCGCATGATGTAGTACTCGGATGGTTGATCGGCGGTTTGATCCTGTGGGCATTCATCCGTTACTGGGATGCGGTTGCGGCATGGCTGGCGGGCAAAACCTTCCGACAGCAGGTATGGACGGCATTCATTGTCTCGATGATTTTTGTAGCGGCGGGATGGGCAGTCACTGCGCCCCGAAGCGACTTTCAGGTTCCTGAACTGTGGATGGAAAATGCGCGTCTTGCCGGGACCGAGGAGCCTGCCCCGGTGGACTTGAACGGCGTCTTTACCTCGGCTGGGTCCTTCTTCGGGCTGGCGGTCGGTCTCGCGTGGATCGTGTCGATCGGGGGGTATCAGGCAACAGGTCCGCTATGGATGCGCGCGCTTCGCTATGTCATTGGCTTGATCGGCGTCCTCATCCTTTGGATGGGATTGGGAGAGATATTCCCTCGCGGCGACGGACTTCTTGTATATTCATTGCGCTTTATTCGTTATGCGCTGGTGGGCTGGTGGGTGACGGGCGGTGCGCCCTGGGTTTTCACCCGCTTCAAACTGGTGGAAGGCGGCAAGACCGGCGCGTCCATCTGA
- a CDS encoding protein kinase encodes MTLEKDTLLHNRYRIVEILGQGGMGSVYRAIDENLGVSIALKENLFTTDEYARQFRLEAVILANLRHPNLPRVSDHIVLGDQGQYLVMDYIEGEDLRYRMERLGMLSEEEAVHIGAAICDALAYLHTRKPPILHRDIKPGNVKITPDGHIFLVDFGLAKVYQNASQATTTGARAMTPGYSPPEQYGTARTDPRTDIYSLGATLYAALSGVIPEDGLARAMENAQLTPLRKRNTKISRRLSAAIEKAMAVDPSDRFQLADEFKVALLGSKSKTQQPPGSYTVAPPPADEFSVHDEDAEPVSPGNGKPPRSPRGPVLPPTTVQEDQPFVSPLKKQKERERKRRVALFRFVLFLLLLLSASVPFFAPGILPADVRGMIPLFAPTDTRTPSITPSPIPTQTLPPTFTATAVLPTATIAPTNTMIPVDTPTSVVNIASFIGGGSGEIAFASTRSGAPQIYLLDIASENVVQITDIPDGACQPAWSPDGRKLAFISPCRGMQDVYNNASLYIVNADGTDMISLASSPGGNFDPAWSPDGEAIAFTSLRTGQMEIFTVSVNDISAVTQITRSAQLIDSRMPAWSQDGSQFVYVVKRVGVYQIWMMNADGTEQIQIVRSGTAFTNYSPAWSPTGDLILFNQRCATTFCNPYLMSISAVDRSNEQGTRFQSSVIRIESVDFSPDGFLLAYESVDSPNNIDIFHMTVAGANRTRLTTDPAADFHPAWRPIVREP; translated from the coding sequence ATGACGCTGGAAAAAGACACCCTCCTTCATAATCGTTATCGTATCGTTGAAATTCTCGGACAGGGCGGCATGGGTTCGGTGTATCGCGCCATCGATGAAAACCTTGGCGTTTCAATTGCGCTTAAGGAAAATCTGTTTACAACCGATGAATATGCGCGTCAGTTCCGCCTGGAGGCGGTGATCCTTGCCAACCTGCGGCATCCAAACCTGCCGCGCGTCTCAGATCATATTGTGCTGGGTGATCAGGGTCAATACCTGGTCATGGACTATATTGAGGGGGAGGATTTGCGTTATCGCATGGAGCGGCTGGGCATGCTTTCCGAGGAGGAGGCGGTGCATATAGGAGCCGCCATTTGTGACGCACTTGCTTATTTGCACACGCGCAAGCCTCCCATTTTGCACCGCGATATTAAACCCGGCAACGTGAAGATCACCCCGGACGGCCACATCTTTTTGGTGGATTTTGGGCTGGCAAAAGTTTATCAAAATGCAAGCCAGGCCACCACAACCGGTGCACGGGCGATGACCCCTGGGTATTCCCCCCCGGAACAATATGGTACTGCGCGTACAGATCCGCGCACGGATATTTATTCATTGGGGGCAACCTTGTATGCGGCATTGAGCGGCGTCATCCCGGAGGATGGACTTGCCCGTGCAATGGAAAATGCGCAGTTGACTCCCTTAAGAAAACGGAATACCAAGATATCCCGCCGTCTTTCGGCGGCGATTGAAAAGGCGATGGCAGTCGACCCCAGTGATCGTTTTCAGCTTGCGGATGAATTCAAGGTTGCCCTGCTCGGCTCAAAATCAAAGACCCAGCAACCACCGGGAAGCTATACGGTTGCTCCGCCTCCCGCGGATGAATTTTCTGTTCATGATGAAGATGCAGAACCCGTCTCTCCCGGGAATGGAAAACCTCCCCGCAGCCCCAGAGGACCTGTTTTGCCTCCCACCACTGTGCAGGAGGATCAGCCTTTCGTTTCCCCCCTCAAGAAGCAAAAGGAACGTGAGCGTAAAAGACGGGTTGCGTTGTTCCGATTTGTACTGTTTTTATTGCTCCTGCTTTCGGCGAGTGTGCCTTTTTTTGCGCCCGGTATTCTGCCCGCGGATGTGCGCGGCATGATCCCCTTGTTTGCCCCCACCGATACCCGCACACCTTCCATCACACCTTCACCCATCCCAACCCAGACCCTTCCCCCCACGTTCACTGCGACTGCGGTTTTGCCCACTGCAACCATTGCGCCGACGAATACCATGATCCCTGTTGATACGCCAACTTCTGTTGTAAACATTGCCTCTTTTATTGGCGGTGGGTCCGGGGAGATTGCGTTTGCCTCCACTCGCAGCGGGGCACCTCAGATATATCTCCTCGATATTGCAAGTGAAAATGTCGTTCAAATTACGGATATACCGGATGGGGCCTGTCAGCCGGCCTGGTCTCCGGATGGGCGGAAACTGGCGTTCATTTCTCCATGTAGAGGCATGCAGGATGTTTATAACAACGCCAGTTTGTATATTGTCAACGCAGACGGCACTGACATGATATCCCTTGCCTCCTCACCCGGCGGTAATTTTGACCCAGCCTGGTCTCCTGACGGCGAGGCGATCGCTTTTACTTCATTGCGGACCGGGCAGATGGAAATTTTTACCGTCAGCGTGAATGATATTTCAGCCGTGACCCAGATCACCAGGAGTGCCCAACTTATAGACTCGCGTATGCCTGCCTGGTCACAGGATGGTTCTCAGTTTGTTTATGTGGTTAAACGCGTTGGTGTCTATCAGATATGGATGATGAACGCGGATGGGACCGAACAAATACAGATTGTGCGGAGCGGCACCGCCTTTACGAATTATTCTCCAGCGTGGTCGCCCACTGGTGATTTGATTCTCTTCAATCAGCGCTGCGCCACCACATTTTGTAATCCATACCTCATGAGCATCTCGGCTGTGGATCGTTCGAATGAACAGGGTACGCGGTTTCAATCCAGTGTCATCCGAATAGAAAGTGTGGATTTCTCCCCTGACGGATTCCTGCTTGCGTACGAGAGCGTGGACAGCCCGAACAATATTGATATTTTCCATATGACCGTTGCCGGCGCGAACCGCACACGCCTCACAACCGACCCTGCCGCGGATTTCCACCCCGCCTGGCGCCCTATAGTTCGAGAACCATAG
- a CDS encoding transglutaminase-like domain-containing protein, with protein sequence MEKSSPRWWDFPSAVFLFLAILFSAWRLQSTSWTDGLEHIRNVALLGLIVGLALGQSLFQKRGVVLLSIGYLLVIFIWQWLGFIKFAEEEAYLGDKLLILAGRLLLGLSEFASGRPVKDPLFFVALLSIPYCFASLISGYQLTRHAHGLAAILPSGILMFLIYLNHYTPRDYTWLFGAYLFTALLLLGRQKYLVDRKKWRENRVQISVESGMDFNNAIMVCTAILLLLVWLVPVTLPVHLQARKMWQRISANWSSGNERFEDLFASVKKDNLPSRDYYRNELPLGTRISQSESVTFLVYAPAAAQEYPRLYWRGRIYDRFEEGRWLTSEVYGKNHEPQDGEFEIPDTENRKNVSFTYNVYIKGQAILYTAAQPVWVSHRANIVHTKIPSEKEEAEIMDIVTVQASPYLEAGETYHSKALLANPTVFELRKAGDDYPAWVTDKYLQLPEDFSPRIQALALELAATHDNPYDTADAITNYLRSEIEYSPVISFPEDSMDRLEYFLFEGKQGFCNYYASAGVLMLRAVGVPARLAVGFAQGEANLQNTFYTVRERDAHAWPEVYFPGYGWIEFEPTGNQEPVQRPQEREEQPAFPPDQINTPLEFEALEQEKPQVPVQLESPNKTISNRLIFQLSILAGGFILVLLAILLKKRYIPNVQTAVILKSMVERNGWEAPAWLDRWYLWTALLPTEKYFHSINASLRWMGKPQSIHVTAAERAVILQKLIPAAAPSIQTLLREHQSALFSPHGGDVPLARRAARNILYQAIYARLKIFILGYN encoded by the coding sequence ATGGAAAAATCATCTCCACGCTGGTGGGACTTTCCCTCCGCTGTTTTTCTGTTCCTGGCCATCCTGTTTTCGGCATGGCGGTTACAATCCACGAGCTGGACAGATGGGCTCGAGCACATCCGCAATGTGGCTTTGCTGGGTCTGATCGTCGGACTGGCCCTGGGGCAAAGCCTTTTCCAAAAACGAGGCGTTGTCCTTCTATCCATTGGATACCTGCTTGTTATTTTTATCTGGCAATGGCTCGGCTTTATAAAATTTGCGGAGGAAGAAGCGTATCTGGGGGACAAACTGTTGATCCTGGCCGGCAGATTATTGCTGGGGTTAAGCGAATTCGCTTCGGGCAGGCCGGTCAAGGATCCATTATTTTTTGTGGCGTTGTTAAGCATCCCCTACTGCTTTGCCAGCCTGATCAGCGGGTATCAATTGACGCGCCATGCACATGGCCTTGCTGCCATCCTACCGAGCGGCATCCTGATGTTCCTTATTTACCTGAACCATTACACGCCCAGGGATTACACCTGGCTGTTTGGAGCTTACCTGTTCACGGCACTGCTCCTGTTGGGGCGTCAAAAATACCTGGTGGACCGAAAAAAATGGCGGGAAAATCGCGTACAGATTTCCGTGGAAAGCGGCATGGATTTCAACAACGCCATCATGGTCTGCACGGCGATTTTGCTCCTGCTGGTGTGGCTGGTTCCAGTCACCCTCCCCGTACACCTGCAGGCAAGGAAGATGTGGCAAAGAATATCCGCAAACTGGTCCTCGGGAAATGAACGCTTTGAAGACCTGTTCGCATCCGTAAAAAAGGATAACCTGCCGTCCCGCGATTACTATCGAAATGAACTGCCGCTTGGCACGCGCATCTCGCAGAGCGAATCTGTGACATTCCTTGTTTATGCGCCGGCCGCCGCACAGGAGTATCCACGATTGTATTGGCGCGGGCGGATCTATGACCGTTTTGAAGAAGGCCGCTGGCTGACTTCGGAGGTGTATGGCAAAAACCATGAGCCTCAAGACGGTGAGTTTGAGATCCCGGATACGGAAAACAGGAAAAACGTGAGTTTTACCTATAACGTATACATTAAAGGACAAGCCATCCTTTACACGGCGGCCCAACCCGTCTGGGTAAGCCATCGAGCCAACATTGTTCATACGAAAATCCCATCCGAGAAGGAAGAGGCTGAGATCATGGATATTGTGACGGTACAGGCGTCGCCGTATCTTGAAGCTGGGGAAACCTATCACTCGAAGGCCCTGCTTGCCAACCCGACCGTCTTTGAATTGCGCAAAGCAGGGGATGACTATCCTGCATGGGTAACGGATAAATATCTGCAATTGCCGGAGGATTTCTCCCCGCGCATCCAGGCGCTTGCATTGGAGCTTGCCGCCACCCATGACAATCCATATGATACAGCCGATGCAATTACAAATTATCTGCGCTCTGAAATCGAGTATAGCCCCGTCATCTCCTTCCCGGAAGACAGCATGGACAGGTTGGAGTATTTTTTATTCGAGGGCAAACAGGGTTTTTGCAACTACTACGCCAGTGCCGGGGTATTAATGCTTCGCGCGGTTGGTGTGCCGGCGCGGCTGGCAGTCGGCTTTGCACAAGGGGAGGCAAATTTGCAAAACACGTTTTACACAGTGCGCGAACGCGATGCGCACGCCTGGCCTGAAGTATATTTCCCGGGGTATGGGTGGATCGAATTTGAGCCGACTGGAAACCAGGAGCCTGTTCAACGTCCGCAGGAGCGCGAGGAACAACCTGCTTTTCCCCCGGATCAAATCAATACGCCACTGGAATTTGAAGCCCTTGAACAGGAAAAACCTCAAGTACCGGTCCAGTTGGAAAGTCCTAATAAAACCATATCAAACCGGCTAATTTTCCAGCTCAGCATCCTTGCCGGAGGATTTATCCTTGTCCTCCTCGCCATCCTCCTCAAGAAGCGTTACATTCCAAACGTTCAAACAGCGGTCATCCTGAAATCCATGGTGGAACGCAACGGCTGGGAAGCTCCCGCATGGCTGGACCGGTGGTATCTTTGGACAGCGCTTCTTCCCACTGAAAAATATTTCCACAGCATCAACGCCAGCCTGCGCTGGATGGGAAAACCACAGTCCATTCACGTGACCGCCGCGGAACGCGCCGTCATTTTGCAGAAGCTCATCCCTGCCGCCGCGCCGTCCATTCAAACCCTGTTGCGCGAACATCAATCCGCCTTGTTCAGCCCGCATGGAGGCGATGTGCCTCTTGCCCGCCGCGCGGCACGGAACATCCTGTATCAAGCCATATATGCCCGTTTAAAAATCTTCATCTTAGGATACAATTAG